One genomic region from Cellulomonas hominis encodes:
- a CDS encoding ABC transporter ATP-binding protein has protein sequence MTLPAPTTEQPAEQPAAGTEPAVRLVQVRRSYPSGRGSVEALAGVSLALPPGSATAIMGPSGSGKSTLLNCAAGLDRPTGGQVLIGGDDLTAMSPDAVTRLRRERIGFVFQSYNLVGHLTVAENVALPLQLGGRAPDPHLRRYLMAAVGLEGMEDRLPGELSGGQAQRVAIARALITRPAVVFADEPTGALDSHTGAQVLDVLRTTAATLRQTLVLVTHDARVAATADRVLFLADGLVVGHLDAPGVDQITDRMLELGR, from the coding sequence ATGACGCTCCCCGCACCGACCACCGAGCAGCCCGCCGAGCAGCCCGCCGCGGGCACCGAACCGGCCGTCCGGCTGGTGCAGGTGCGCCGCTCGTACCCGAGCGGCCGCGGCTCGGTCGAGGCGCTCGCGGGCGTCTCGCTGGCGCTGCCGCCCGGCTCCGCCACCGCGATCATGGGCCCGTCGGGGTCCGGCAAGTCCACCCTGCTGAACTGCGCGGCGGGCCTCGACCGGCCGACCGGCGGGCAGGTGCTGATCGGCGGCGACGACCTCACCGCGATGTCCCCGGACGCCGTCACGCGGCTGCGCCGGGAGCGGATCGGCTTCGTGTTCCAGTCGTACAACCTCGTCGGGCACCTGACGGTGGCGGAGAACGTCGCGCTGCCGCTCCAGCTCGGCGGCCGCGCGCCGGACCCGCACCTGCGCCGCTACCTGATGGCCGCGGTGGGCCTGGAGGGGATGGAGGACCGGCTGCCGGGTGAGCTCTCGGGCGGCCAGGCCCAGCGCGTCGCCATCGCCAGGGCGCTCATCACGCGGCCGGCGGTCGTGTTCGCCGACGAGCCGACCGGCGCGCTCGACTCCCACACCGGCGCGCAGGTGCTGGACGTGCTGCGCACCACCGCGGCGACTCTGCGCCAGACGCTGGTGCTCGTCACCCACGACGCCCGGGTGGCGGCGACCGCGGACCGGGTGCTGTTCCTGGCCGACGGCCTCGTCGTCGGCCACCTCGACGCGCCGGGCGTCGACCAGATCACCGACCGCATGCTCGAGCTGGGGCGGTGA
- a CDS encoding response regulator gives MTRVLVADDQPLVRAGLTALIDAEPDLEVVGAAADGDEALALARSLAPDVVCLDVRMPGRDGISVARELCGPDVEHPVPVLVLTTFDLDEYVFGALEAGASGFLLKDAEPETIVHAVRQVAAGLGTLDQALTHRVLREFAGRRRLQPVTAQRGAEVLTAREAEILQLLAQGMSNEEIAATLVVEVSTVKSHLARMMPKLGVRSRLQAVVWAYQNRVVAVPEPE, from the coding sequence GTGACCCGCGTCCTCGTGGCCGACGACCAGCCGCTCGTCCGCGCCGGCCTGACCGCCCTGATCGACGCCGAGCCCGACCTCGAGGTCGTGGGCGCCGCCGCCGACGGCGACGAGGCGCTGGCGCTCGCCCGCAGCCTCGCGCCCGACGTCGTGTGCCTGGACGTCCGGATGCCGGGCCGCGACGGGATCAGCGTGGCGCGGGAGCTGTGCGGCCCGGACGTCGAGCACCCGGTGCCGGTGCTCGTGCTCACGACGTTCGACCTGGACGAGTACGTGTTCGGGGCGCTCGAGGCGGGCGCGTCCGGCTTCCTGCTCAAGGACGCCGAGCCGGAGACGATCGTGCACGCGGTCCGGCAGGTCGCCGCGGGCCTCGGCACGCTCGACCAGGCGCTGACGCACCGGGTGCTGCGGGAGTTCGCGGGCCGGCGGCGGCTCCAGCCGGTGACGGCGCAGCGGGGCGCGGAGGTGCTGACGGCGCGGGAGGCGGAGATCCTCCAGCTGCTCGCGCAGGGGATGTCGAACGAGGAGATCGCGGCGACGCTCGTGGTCGAGGTGTCGACCGTGAAGTCCCACCTGGCGCGGATGATGCCGAAGCTCGGCGTGCGCTCGCGGCTGCAGGCGGTCGTCTGGGCGTACCAGAACCGCGTCGTGGCGGTGCCGGAGCCGGAGTAG
- a CDS encoding zinc-binding dehydrogenase → MRAAVFDGPGRIVVVDRPDPVVAEPTDAVVRVTATCVCGSDLWYYRGQSPREHGQTIGHEFVGVVEEVGAAVRHLRPGTQVVAPFRWNDGDCPHCTRGAPVACRRGGIWGQPGADGGQGEAVRVPFADATLVPVPDGAAPPELLPSLLALSDVMGTGHHAAVTAGVRPGSTVAVVGDGAVGLCGVLAARRLGAERVVACSRHPGRQALARRVGATDVVAGRGDEAVAELLDLTDGVGVDHVLECVGTGESMRTALAAVRPYGGVGYVGLPHGVELPVGTLFGRGLTVGGGIAPARRYLPELLADVLDGTIEPGVVFDHRVGLEQIADGYRAMDERRSVKTLCLVEHT, encoded by the coding sequence ATGCGGGCGGCCGTGTTCGACGGGCCGGGCCGGATCGTGGTCGTCGACCGGCCCGACCCGGTGGTGGCCGAGCCGACCGACGCCGTCGTCCGGGTCACCGCGACCTGCGTCTGCGGGTCCGACCTCTGGTACTACCGCGGTCAGTCGCCCCGTGAGCACGGCCAGACGATCGGCCACGAGTTCGTCGGCGTGGTCGAGGAGGTCGGGGCCGCCGTGCGCCACCTGCGGCCCGGCACCCAGGTCGTCGCGCCGTTCCGGTGGAACGACGGCGACTGCCCGCACTGCACGCGCGGCGCGCCCGTCGCGTGCCGGCGCGGCGGCATCTGGGGGCAACCGGGGGCCGACGGCGGGCAGGGCGAGGCCGTCCGGGTGCCGTTCGCCGACGCCACCCTCGTGCCCGTCCCCGACGGCGCGGCGCCACCCGAGCTGCTGCCGTCGCTGCTCGCGCTGAGCGACGTCATGGGGACCGGGCACCACGCGGCCGTGACCGCCGGGGTCCGGCCCGGCTCGACCGTCGCGGTCGTCGGCGACGGGGCGGTCGGGCTGTGCGGGGTGCTGGCCGCCCGCCGGCTCGGCGCCGAGCGCGTCGTCGCCTGCAGCCGGCACCCCGGCCGGCAGGCGCTGGCCCGCCGGGTGGGCGCGACGGACGTGGTGGCCGGGCGGGGCGACGAGGCCGTGGCCGAGCTGCTCGACCTCACCGACGGCGTCGGCGTCGACCACGTGCTCGAGTGCGTCGGGACGGGGGAGTCCATGCGCACGGCGCTGGCCGCCGTCCGGCCCTACGGCGGCGTCGGGTACGTCGGGCTGCCGCACGGCGTCGAGCTCCCCGTCGGCACGCTGTTCGGCCGCGGGCTCACCGTCGGCGGCGGCATCGCGCCGGCCCGCCGGTACCTGCCCGAGCTGCTGGCCGACGTGCTCGACGGCACGATCGAGCCCGGGGTGGTCTTCGACCACCGGGTCGGGCTGGAGCAGATCGCGGACGGCTACCGGGCGATGGACGAGCGGCGGTCGGTCAAGACCCTGTGCCTGGTCGAGCACACCTAG
- a CDS encoding ThuA domain-containing protein — MRVVIASGAGRYADPWHPFAATSACVARILRESGAQVRTDDDVDRAMTALDGVDLLVVNAGDPWRSGPGDDGPESPDVPGGGTAPPPRESLDGFGRALDRGIGVLALHSACASMRDYPQWALAVGRVWLPGVSFHPPADEALIHGGELEGRPIAGFRVWDERYCRLQQVGESTVVAQHDGAAGPEPTAWVRRQGRSRVAVDVLGHDERSYESAGHRALLVTLARWAAARA, encoded by the coding sequence ATGCGTGTCGTGATCGCGAGCGGCGCGGGCCGCTACGCCGACCCGTGGCACCCGTTCGCCGCCACCAGCGCGTGCGTCGCCCGGATCCTGCGGGAGTCGGGCGCGCAGGTGCGGACCGACGACGACGTCGACCGGGCGATGACGGCGCTCGACGGGGTGGACCTGCTCGTCGTGAACGCAGGAGACCCCTGGCGCTCCGGGCCCGGCGACGACGGTCCGGAGTCTCCGGACGTGCCGGGAGGTGGCACCGCGCCGCCACCGCGGGAGTCCCTGGACGGCTTCGGCCGCGCCCTGGACCGGGGGATCGGCGTGCTGGCGCTGCACTCGGCGTGCGCCTCGATGCGGGACTACCCGCAGTGGGCGCTCGCTGTGGGCCGCGTCTGGTTGCCGGGTGTCTCGTTCCACCCGCCCGCGGACGAGGCGCTGATCCACGGCGGGGAGCTCGAGGGCAGGCCGATCGCGGGCTTCCGGGTGTGGGACGAGCGGTACTGCCGCCTGCAGCAGGTCGGGGAGAGCACCGTGGTCGCGCAGCACGACGGCGCAGCCGGCCCGGAGCCGACCGCCTGGGTGCGTCGTCAGGGCCGGTCGCGGGTGGCGGTGGACGTGCTGGGCCACGACGAGCGGTCGTACGAGTCCGCCGGTCACCGGGCTCTCCTGGTGACGCTGGCACGCTGGGCGGCGGCCCGGGCCTGA
- a CDS encoding aldehyde dehydrogenase family protein, translated as MSPRRDRLLYLDGGWRPSRGGGTVEVRDPATGAVVGSTPVATAADVGAAVDAAARAFPGWARTGAQERGALLRRAADLVDERIDDIADALTREQGKPLPDSVKEIAYCATVLRYYAEEGPRLGGTLRPSARADIRSIVTHEPLGVVGAIVPWNYPVDLYAWKIGPALAAGNTVVVKPPVETPLAVGLLVQCLHDAGFPAGVVADLPGAVEAGQALAAHPDVAMITATASTRTGQALMRTAADTMKRLSLELGGQCPFVVLDDADVAEAAAAAARRSFSNTGQICIAVNRVLVADAVADDFVAALAEHARAITLGHGVEAGVTSGPATTPGVVDKTHEHVADAVSRGARTVTGGGPVDLAGLVPGAFFAPTVLDHVPADALAMTEETFGPAVAVHRVRGGDDESVRLANATPYGLAAYVFGGDLDRAWGVAERLHAGGVGVNINDITELQAPFGGWKMSGFGRELGTEGLLGFTQPRHLRLRRRSPGSAA; from the coding sequence GTGAGCCCGCGGCGCGACCGCCTGCTGTACCTCGACGGCGGGTGGCGGCCGTCGCGGGGCGGCGGGACCGTCGAGGTGCGCGACCCCGCCACGGGTGCGGTCGTCGGGAGCACGCCCGTGGCGACGGCCGCGGACGTCGGGGCGGCCGTCGACGCGGCGGCCCGCGCGTTCCCGGGCTGGGCGCGCACCGGGGCGCAGGAGCGCGGCGCCCTGCTGCGGCGCGCGGCCGACCTCGTCGACGAGCGGATCGACGACATCGCCGACGCCCTCACCCGGGAGCAGGGCAAGCCCCTGCCGGACTCCGTCAAGGAGATCGCGTACTGCGCGACCGTGCTGCGGTACTACGCGGAGGAGGGCCCGCGCCTCGGCGGCACCCTGCGCCCGAGCGCGCGGGCGGACATCCGCTCGATCGTGACCCACGAGCCGCTCGGCGTCGTCGGCGCCATCGTGCCCTGGAACTACCCGGTGGACCTGTACGCGTGGAAGATCGGGCCGGCCCTCGCGGCGGGCAACACCGTCGTGGTCAAGCCGCCCGTGGAGACCCCGCTGGCCGTCGGCCTGCTCGTCCAGTGCCTGCACGACGCCGGGTTCCCCGCGGGCGTCGTCGCCGACCTGCCCGGCGCCGTCGAGGCCGGGCAGGCGCTGGCCGCGCACCCGGACGTCGCGATGATCACCGCCACCGCGTCCACCCGCACCGGCCAGGCGCTGATGCGCACCGCCGCCGACACCATGAAGCGGCTGTCCCTGGAGCTCGGCGGTCAGTGCCCGTTCGTGGTCCTCGACGACGCGGACGTGGCGGAGGCGGCGGCCGCGGCGGCGCGGCGGTCGTTCTCCAACACCGGCCAGATCTGCATCGCGGTCAACCGGGTGCTGGTGGCGGACGCGGTGGCCGACGACTTCGTCGCCGCCCTCGCCGAGCACGCCCGGGCGATCACGCTGGGCCACGGCGTCGAGGCGGGCGTCACCAGCGGTCCCGCCACCACCCCCGGCGTGGTCGACAAGACCCACGAGCACGTCGCGGACGCCGTGTCGCGCGGGGCGCGCACCGTGACCGGCGGGGGACCGGTGGACCTGGCCGGGCTCGTCCCCGGGGCGTTCTTCGCCCCGACGGTGCTCGACCACGTCCCCGCCGACGCGCTCGCCATGACCGAGGAGACGTTCGGCCCCGCGGTCGCGGTGCACCGGGTCCGCGGCGGCGACGACGAGTCCGTGCGGCTCGCGAACGCCACCCCGTACGGGCTCGCCGCCTACGTCTTCGGGGGCGACCTCGACCGGGCCTGGGGCGTCGCCGAGCGGCTGCACGCGGGCGGGGTCGGGGTGAACATCAACGACATCACCGAGCTGCAGGCGCCGTTCGGCGGCTGGAAGATGTCCGGCTTCGGCCGGGAGCTCGGCACCGAGGGCCTGCTCGGCTTCACGCAGCCGCGCCACCTGCGGCTGCGCCGGCGGTCGCCGGGGAGCGCCGCCTGA
- a CDS encoding sensor histidine kinase: MVTSRAPGRSLGHRPSRADVAVAAVTGVLAVAGLLALPLLSAVEPDPGEQAAPEVPVGSGAWWAVLLALVTQAVALAWVRSRPRTVLVAVSAATVVAALAAGAGAGGLTSLAVLVALFRGGVAVPMARLRGVLPVVLALLAADGALRGTGFSGSGPLLLASAVAQAVVVVALPLGTALVVASRRAVRAAQAGELRALARERDALVRTAVAAERTAMARELHDIAAHHLSGIALMASAIDRQIDTDPDAAHQGVRAVRDQSRVVLQDLRRLVGLLREEDAADTEAASLAGVPGLVAAAGAGAPESARATVEVLRADGVAGELGRGVGPLGQLTAYRMVQEGLANARAHAPGAPCRVTVDDRAPDAVVVTVRNGPPAAAPEPGERPHRGHGLRGMRERADLVGAALRHGPTPDGGWEVRLTVPRDPAGPPGPQDRPEPAPPTPGAAP, translated from the coding sequence ATGGTGACCTCGCGCGCGCCGGGGCGGTCCCTCGGGCACCGGCCGTCGCGCGCCGACGTCGCGGTCGCGGCGGTCACCGGAGTGCTCGCGGTCGCGGGTCTGCTCGCGCTGCCGCTGCTCTCGGCCGTGGAGCCGGACCCGGGCGAGCAGGCGGCGCCGGAGGTCCCGGTCGGCTCGGGTGCCTGGTGGGCGGTGCTGCTCGCGCTGGTCACGCAGGCGGTCGCGCTGGCGTGGGTGCGGTCGCGGCCGCGCACGGTCCTGGTCGCGGTGTCGGCCGCGACCGTGGTGGCCGCTCTCGCGGCGGGCGCCGGTGCGGGCGGCCTGACCAGCCTGGCCGTGCTGGTCGCGTTGTTCCGGGGCGGCGTCGCGGTGCCGATGGCACGCCTGCGCGGGGTGCTGCCCGTGGTGCTGGCGCTGCTGGCCGCCGACGGCGCCCTGCGCGGGACCGGGTTCTCCGGCAGCGGGCCGCTGCTGCTGGCGTCGGCCGTCGCGCAGGCGGTCGTCGTCGTCGCCCTGCCGCTCGGCACCGCGCTCGTCGTGGCGTCCCGCCGGGCCGTGCGCGCGGCGCAGGCGGGCGAGCTGCGCGCCCTCGCCCGGGAGCGGGACGCCCTGGTGCGCACGGCAGTCGCCGCCGAGCGCACCGCGATGGCCCGCGAGCTGCACGACATCGCGGCGCACCACCTGTCGGGGATCGCGCTGATGGCCTCGGCGATCGACCGGCAGATCGACACCGACCCGGACGCGGCCCACCAGGGCGTGCGTGCGGTGCGCGACCAGAGCCGGGTGGTGCTGCAGGACCTGCGGCGGCTGGTCGGGCTCCTGCGGGAGGAGGACGCGGCGGACACGGAGGCCGCCTCCCTCGCCGGGGTGCCCGGCCTGGTCGCCGCGGCCGGGGCCGGGGCGCCGGAGTCCGCTCGCGCCACCGTCGAGGTGCTCCGCGCCGACGGCGTCGCGGGGGAGCTCGGCCGGGGCGTCGGGCCGCTCGGGCAGCTGACCGCCTACCGCATGGTGCAGGAGGGGCTGGCCAACGCGCGCGCCCACGCACCGGGCGCCCCCTGTCGCGTGACGGTGGACGACCGCGCCCCCGACGCCGTCGTGGTGACCGTGCGCAACGGCCCGCCCGCGGCCGCGCCCGAGCCGGGCGAGCGGCCCCACCGTGGCCACGGCCTGCGCGGGATGCGCGAGCGCGCGGACCTGGTCGGTGCCGCGCTCCGCCACGGCCCCACGCCGGACGGCGGCTGGGAGGTGCGGCTGACCGTGCCGCGCGACCCGGCCGGACCGCCGGGCCCGCAGGACCGACCCGAGCCCGCACCCCCGACCCCCGGAGCCGCCCCGTGA